A genomic stretch from Aerosakkonema funiforme FACHB-1375 includes:
- a CDS encoding CobW family GTP-binding protein: MTVTSTKPQNEIFDLPKRGMPVTIITGFLGSGKTTLLNHILQNCQNLKVAVLVNEFGDINIDSQLLVSVDEDMMELSNGCICCTINDGLVNAVYNVLEKSDRIDYLVIETTGVADPLPIIMTFLATDLRDLTRLDSVLTVVDSETFTPEHFESEAAINQVAYGDIILLNKTDLAPEEKVKELEDYIGSVKNEARILRSQYGKIQLPLILDVGLAQLDSYSTTKTTDTHHHHEHDHHHEHDHHHEHDHHHHHSDHLANDGFMSVSFQSDRPFIVEKFQNFLTDKISKNVFRAKGIVWFKESNLRYIFQLSGKRYDMNTDEWPTKKRSTQLVFIGRNLPADEIRDLLYKCLAN; encoded by the coding sequence ATGACCGTCACAAGCACAAAACCTCAAAACGAAATTTTCGATCTTCCCAAACGGGGAATGCCAGTTACCATAATTACCGGATTTCTCGGCAGTGGGAAGACGACGTTACTCAATCATATTTTGCAAAATTGCCAAAATTTAAAAGTCGCAGTTTTAGTGAATGAGTTTGGCGACATTAATATCGATAGCCAGTTGCTTGTCTCCGTAGATGAAGATATGATGGAACTGAGCAATGGCTGTATTTGTTGCACGATTAACGATGGCTTGGTCAACGCAGTTTATAACGTACTGGAAAAGAGCGATCGCATCGACTACTTAGTCATAGAAACAACAGGTGTTGCCGATCCGTTGCCGATTATTATGACATTTTTGGCAACAGATCTGCGAGATCTGACGCGACTCGATTCCGTCTTGACCGTTGTAGATTCCGAGACATTTACACCAGAGCATTTCGAGAGCGAAGCAGCGATTAATCAAGTTGCCTACGGCGATATCATTTTACTCAACAAAACCGATTTAGCTCCGGAAGAAAAAGTTAAGGAACTGGAAGACTACATCGGGAGTGTCAAAAATGAGGCTAGAATTTTGCGATCGCAATATGGCAAAATTCAACTGCCTTTAATTCTTGATGTTGGACTTGCTCAACTAGATTCATATTCTACCACAAAAACAACCGATACTCACCATCATCACGAACACGACCATCACCACGAACACGACCATCATCACGAACACGACCATCACCATCATCATTCAGACCACTTAGCAAATGATGGTTTTATGTCCGTGTCATTTCAAAGCGATCGACCTTTCATCGTCGAGAAATTTCAAAACTTCTTGACAGACAAAATCTCTAAAAATGTTTTCCGCGCTAAGGGAATCGTTTGGTTTAAAGAAAGTAATCTCCGCTATATCTTTCAGCTTAGCGGCAAAAGATATGATATGAATACCGATGAATGGCCGACGAAAAAACGCAGCACTCAGCTAGTTTTCATCGGCAGAAATTTGCCAGCGGATGAAATTCGAGACCTCCTGTATAAATGTTTGGCTAACTGA
- a CDS encoding ATP adenylyltransferase family protein — protein MPKEMSISSGKIQLEPGILWELVIKQTERGISCGALETIPTEYEYVEAEGINFLVRVISNLARKDAAKKSVSKNSNTSSQEFNPFLPYDKDLFVTDISDTHLCLLNKFNVVEHHLLIVTRTFEEQESLLTLEDFEAMWVVLDEIDGLAFYNSGKIAGASQRHKHLQWVPLPLSPSGERIAIAPMLATTICEGVVEKIPSFPFVHALVKFDRHEMPSPQAAAKKTLECYFNLLRAVGLLNDESNGGNSPTGAYNLLSTREWMLIVPRSQEHFQSIPINSLGFAGALLVRNEEQMKVLKEFGPLQILKTVAIEQQSVENSIHC, from the coding sequence ATGCCAAAGGAAATGTCAATTTCATCAGGAAAAATTCAGCTAGAACCCGGTATTTTATGGGAGCTAGTCATCAAGCAGACGGAACGCGGGATTAGCTGTGGCGCTCTGGAAACGATTCCCACGGAGTACGAGTATGTAGAAGCAGAAGGGATTAATTTCTTGGTGCGGGTTATATCCAATCTGGCACGTAAAGATGCTGCTAAAAAAAGCGTTTCCAAAAATAGCAATACTTCTAGTCAGGAATTCAATCCCTTTCTCCCATACGATAAAGATTTGTTTGTTACCGATATTTCTGACACTCACTTGTGTTTGCTGAATAAATTTAACGTTGTCGAACATCACCTATTAATTGTCACCCGCACTTTTGAAGAACAGGAAAGTTTGCTGACTTTAGAAGATTTTGAGGCGATGTGGGTGGTGCTGGATGAAATTGACGGTTTGGCTTTCTATAATTCTGGCAAGATTGCAGGCGCAAGTCAGCGACACAAACACTTGCAATGGGTTCCCTTACCGCTATCTCCCAGTGGTGAAAGAATTGCGATCGCACCGATGCTGGCGACGACTATCTGCGAAGGAGTTGTGGAGAAGATACCGAGTTTTCCGTTTGTCCACGCTTTAGTTAAATTCGATCGCCATGAAATGCCATCTCCCCAAGCAGCTGCAAAGAAGACACTGGAGTGCTATTTTAACTTGTTACGTGCAGTTGGTTTGCTAAATGATGAGAGCAATGGCGGCAATTCGCCGACTGGTGCTTACAATTTGCTCTCTACGCGGGAATGGATGTTAATTGTACCGCGATCGCAAGAGCATTTTCAATCCATCCCGATTAATTCTTTGGGATTTGCGGGTGCTTTGTTAGTTCGCAATGAGGAACAAATGAAAGTTTTGAAAGAGTTTGGCCCCCTGCAAATTCTTAAAACTGTAGCGATAGAGCAGCAATCGGTTGAAAATTCTATTCACTGCTAA
- the trhO gene encoding oxygen-dependent tRNA uridine(34) hydroxylase TrhO encodes MGQVVAAFYKFVRLPDFAEKREPLLSHCQAQGIKGTILLAAEGINGTIAGDREGIDSVLEFLRSDPRLVDLEHKESHGDFQPFDRMKVRLKKEIVTLGLPQIDPLVQVGTYVSPQAWNELISDPEVIAIDTRNDYEVSIGTFKGAKNPQTASFREFPEYVRHNLDPNKHKKVALFCTGGIRCEKATAFMIAQGFSEVYHLKGGILKYLAEVPPAESLWEGECFVFDQRVALSQGLELGTHEMCSACGHPISEEDKNSPYYQEDVCCPHCFDRLAEKQ; translated from the coding sequence ATGGGCCAAGTTGTTGCCGCTTTCTATAAGTTTGTGAGATTGCCGGACTTTGCGGAGAAACGAGAGCCGTTGTTGTCCCATTGTCAGGCACAGGGGATCAAGGGGACAATTTTGTTAGCGGCGGAGGGGATTAACGGTACGATCGCAGGTGACCGGGAAGGGATAGACTCGGTTTTGGAGTTTTTGCGTTCCGATCCGCGCCTGGTTGACTTAGAGCATAAGGAATCTCATGGGGATTTTCAACCATTCGATCGCATGAAGGTGCGGCTGAAGAAAGAAATCGTTACCTTGGGATTGCCGCAAATCGATCCGCTTGTGCAGGTGGGTACTTATGTTAGTCCGCAGGCGTGGAACGAGCTGATTTCCGATCCGGAAGTAATTGCGATCGACACGCGCAACGACTACGAGGTATCGATCGGCACTTTTAAAGGCGCAAAAAATCCACAAACTGCCTCATTTCGCGAATTTCCAGAATACGTTCGCCACAATCTCGATCCGAACAAACACAAAAAAGTAGCTTTATTTTGTACTGGTGGGATTCGCTGCGAAAAAGCGACTGCCTTTATGATTGCCCAAGGATTCTCTGAGGTGTATCACCTCAAAGGCGGTATTCTCAAGTATTTGGCGGAAGTTCCCCCAGCAGAAAGTCTCTGGGAAGGAGAATGTTTTGTGTTTGACCAGCGTGTCGCCCTCAGTCAGGGTCTGGAGTTGGGAACTCACGAAATGTGTTCTGCTTGCGGACATCCCATTTCTGAAGAAGATAAAAACTCGCCTTATTATCAGGAGGATGTTTGCTGTCCCCATTGTTTCGATCGTCTCGCTGAAAAACAGTGA
- a CDS encoding prephenate/arogenate dehydrogenase has product MKIGIVGLGLIGGSLALDLRNLGHRVLGVSRRDRTCQEAIARQIVDDASVNLSLLADTDIVFICTPLGAIIPTFEALISHLSPNTIVTDVGSVKTPIVKALAPIWPNFVGGHPMAGTAESGLDAAISNLFAGNPYVLTPTETTPTNAIKVVEEIVRSLQAKFYICRPEDHDKAVAWISHLPVMVSAGLIDACMSETNPNVLELAKNLASSGFRDTSRVGGGNPELGVMMARYNRDALLRSLQQYRQSLDRLIADIEREDWQELEDKLKRNQQSRPDFIAGKNFS; this is encoded by the coding sequence ATGAAAATTGGTATTGTCGGATTGGGGTTAATTGGTGGTTCCCTAGCATTGGATTTGCGTAATTTGGGCCATAGAGTTTTGGGTGTCAGCCGTCGCGATCGCACTTGTCAGGAGGCGATCGCACGTCAAATTGTCGATGATGCTAGCGTTAATTTGTCTTTGCTCGCTGACACCGATATTGTCTTTATTTGCACTCCTTTGGGAGCAATTATTCCAACTTTTGAGGCGTTAATTTCTCACCTTTCTCCCAACACAATCGTGACGGATGTGGGTTCGGTCAAAACACCGATTGTGAAAGCTTTAGCGCCAATTTGGCCTAATTTTGTGGGCGGACATCCGATGGCAGGTACAGCCGAAAGTGGTTTGGATGCGGCTATATCTAATTTATTTGCTGGCAATCCTTATGTACTGACACCAACAGAAACTACACCAACAAATGCGATAAAAGTAGTAGAAGAAATTGTGCGATCGCTCCAAGCAAAATTTTATATCTGCCGTCCGGAAGACCACGATAAAGCTGTGGCTTGGATTTCTCATTTACCCGTGATGGTAAGTGCTGGTTTGATCGATGCTTGTATGAGCGAAACAAATCCCAATGTGTTGGAACTAGCCAAAAATTTGGCTAGTTCTGGCTTTCGCGATACCAGTAGAGTAGGAGGCGGAAATCCGGAGTTAGGGGTAATGATGGCGCGGTATAATCGGGACGCTTTGTTGCGGAGTCTTCAACAATATCGCCAAAGTCTCGATCGTCTGATTGCTGATATCGAGCGGGAAGATTGGCAAGAATTGGAAGATAAATTGAAACGAAATCAACAGTCGCGTCCTGACTTTATCGCAGGGAAAAATTTTAGTTGA